A genome region from Alkalimarinus coralli includes the following:
- a CDS encoding IS91 family transposase — METKTLQGLLEQHLPKVREHIKLPVYQHKALDRLSVCRTQALGGHTQYCPNGHVNGIWYNSCKHRACPQCQGLASEEWLRNTQSILLNCPHHHVIFTIPEALNKLWQYNREFMTGVLFKAVQETLREFANDPKYLGATPGILSVLHTWGRNLSLHPHIHVLISHGGLDAKGQWVEPKKGSLFPQKPVMMVFRGKLLATLKKALEQEKLVLPKGEMTHKVKAMLNQQGRKDWVVHFCKRYDHARGVAKYLARYVKGGPFRNQQIKSTNESHLTFSYQSHQTGRKEKLTISYEAFVQRFMQHIPLPRKQSTRYSGLYTSVQREKLNVARKQLRQKPVPKRLELDWSSYLEEKGFRPACSTCGLPIYHGEAIEKLKQIH; from the coding sequence ATGGAAACGAAGACTCTACAAGGACTGTTGGAGCAGCACTTACCTAAAGTGCGGGAACATATAAAGCTCCCGGTGTATCAACATAAAGCGTTGGATCGCCTTTCCGTTTGTCGCACACAAGCGCTGGGAGGGCATACCCAGTATTGTCCCAATGGTCATGTTAATGGCATTTGGTATAACTCCTGTAAACATCGAGCTTGCCCGCAATGCCAAGGACTTGCAAGTGAAGAGTGGCTTCGTAATACCCAATCCATCCTATTGAACTGCCCGCATCACCACGTCATCTTCACCATCCCTGAAGCCCTGAATAAACTCTGGCAATATAACCGCGAGTTTATGACAGGGGTCTTGTTTAAGGCAGTGCAGGAAACACTCCGTGAATTCGCTAATGACCCAAAATACTTGGGGGCAACGCCGGGTATACTGTCAGTTCTTCATACCTGGGGGAGAAACTTATCACTACACCCGCACATACATGTGTTGATCAGTCATGGTGGTTTAGATGCCAAAGGTCAGTGGGTTGAGCCAAAGAAGGGTAGTCTCTTTCCTCAAAAACCAGTGATGATGGTATTTAGAGGTAAGTTATTGGCAACACTTAAGAAAGCGCTAGAGCAAGAAAAGCTGGTTTTACCTAAGGGCGAAATGACTCATAAAGTAAAAGCGATGCTAAATCAGCAGGGGCGAAAAGATTGGGTGGTACATTTTTGTAAACGCTACGACCATGCTAGAGGTGTCGCCAAGTATCTTGCACGATATGTTAAAGGAGGGCCCTTTCGAAACCAGCAGATTAAATCGACTAATGAAAGCCACCTGACATTCAGCTATCAATCACACCAGACAGGACGAAAGGAAAAGCTGACGATCAGCTACGAAGCGTTTGTTCAGCGTTTTATGCAGCACATACCTTTACCCCGAAAGCAAAGTACAAGATACAGTGGCCTTTATACATCAGTACAAAGAGAAAAACTAAACGTAGCACGCAAACAATTACGGCAAAAGCCGGTGCCGAAGAGATTAGAGCTGGACTGGAGTAGCTACCTCGAAGAAAAAGGATTTAGACCCGCATGCAGTACCTGCGGTTTACCGATCTACCATGGAGAGGCAATAGAAAAATTAAAACAGATTCATTGA